The Glycine max cultivar Williams 82 chromosome 3, Glycine_max_v4.0, whole genome shotgun sequence sequence aaaatcaatataattaccTGCAAAATGTTTAGTCGAATGCTTGGATGCGACATTTAGATTCTCATACATATGGACTAGTGCAACTGCTCCCCATGAAAACCCTCCAAATTGATTAAGGTCACAAAATGTGTCCAAGAATATCACACTGATATGCGTGACACTCTTGTTAGTGAATAGTGTGCAACCTACAAGATGCAACATATATGCTCGAGCAGTTAGTGTTCATTGTCTTGCGTCACATTTGCTATGATAAACATCTCGCAGCCAGGCTAGGCGAACATATGCCCCTCTACAATGCTCAATCTCATCTTTTGCATCTTGTATACTCATTTCAAGAAACTAAACTAACAAGTCAACAACCTGCTCTACATTAATTGCATCAAAGGTATAGAAGGCACTTGTAATGGGTAGATGTAATAATGATGCCACATCATCAAGGGTTATACTCAGCTCTCTTATGGGTAGATGGAAATTGTTAGTTTTATTGTTCCACCTCTCCGCAAAAGCAAATAAAAGTCCTTTGTCACCTGTCTCCAATGAATATGTAATCAAAGAACTAAATCCTGTAGTAGCCACTATGACTTCAATCTTGGGTGCAGGCCTTCCAAATTTCTCCACCTTCCTTTCATGAGAGACTAACTTCAACTCagtatgtttttaaaaataattaaaattattcatgtaaattaaaatgataaataattatttaaataagttttaattaaacaaataactaCCTCTCATGTCCACACTTTGGCTGCCACATGATCAACATATGACATCAACACTGATGTATCTTGGGACCCACCTAGAAAACCCTGTGAATCACCACCTACATCCTCTGTAACTATATTGTGAGGCTCCTCATAAGGCTCATCAGCAACATTATCCACATTCTCAACATCCTTTGCAACATCTATAGTTGTTCGTTTTCTACGTGTCGATGTAACCAGCCTTCGATGCTGAGGGACTTTTTCCTCATCACCACTAACATATCTACCTAAGGATCTTCCTAAAACTCTGTCTAAAGTCCAACGCAACCATTTGGTTTTAACCATAGTTGAGTTTCATATTTCacaaaaatgttttcattttgttactcaaaaactaattaaaaagtaaCTAATAAATCTTCTAAAACCCTACCGTATTATTAAATGtagtatattttaacaaatgtaataaataaaatttaaattaactttaaatgattaatctagcaaactaaaatatatcatcaaaatccaactacaattttattttaaatattttataaattaccatttaataattcataaataagtatttaattattttataaataactatattaatacttttatatattcataaaaaatgtagaaattcatttttaaaatttttaaacttcAAATAACTATTTCtagcaaactaaaatatatgacCAAAATCAAAGcaccattttttaaatttttttataaataaatattttaatccttttatatatgtataaatgaatgaagaaatttatttttatatttttttatacttcaaatcactatttatatacatatttaatagtattaatgtaataatatttatacaaatatattaataaacaaaattttcttatacaatattacctattttgtttaaataaatacattataaaaatttggaatttttttatttaattattttataaataactattttaaatatacaaaattataaaaataattatttataaaataattaaataacaacaaaatttatacattgatttttaaaccaacaaaattattaaataaaatatttaaaattaacaaacatacggattgacaatctatATTGTGCATATGgagtccaaaaaataaaaactcattgtCAATGACACAATGCTACTCATGGCAGTGGAGGAAAGGAGACTCATGGAGGAGGAGAAGAGTGTCGCCGAGGAGAAACCACAAAAAACGCAAATGAACAACACTTGGATGGTGTATTTGAGCTTTTAAGTAAAGGGCAAAATTGGTATTTCACTTATTTAGCGGGGTgtagaagaaaattgaatagtgcatgaagaatattcctaaaaatttacaactaatgcccaaaataaattcaataaaaaacaaaattactataaaaaaaaaaggaccttGCTATTTATACTCCCATTTTTTAAATTCACCTCTATACCCTCCTTTTTACCTCCCAACTACCCATTATACCATTTTCCCTTACAGATGTACACTTCTTTTACTtcccaaaaatatatttgtacaaTTAAATATACCTATTATGAAAACATATATTTGGAACTATATTTTATAGTTCCAGAGATGCACTTTTGAAATGGTATATGTTTTCTAGAAAGacattttcaataataataaatcatatctCAATCAAAGTACTTAAGATTTGTTGATGGTTGAGATCTGAATCGTTGATGTTGACTTGGATTAGAAAATGAATGAACAcacttaaaggaaaaaaaatcatcgtCAAAAGCTTTACTTTACAACTAAGGTCTATAATAGATGAAGTTAGTCATGAACATACCTTAAAACATAGTatcatatgaaagaaaacacaaaatattGTGTGCTATTGATAAAACATGgtattatataatgaatatatggtgaaaatgatttaaaattaaggtttaaagaataataaaaatagaataaaaataagattttagataggatttaaaaaatcttaataatagaataaaaataagactAACAAACATGAGTCTAAGATAAGCGTTTttctttgtcaatgattttttttgtatttctcaTCAACAATCTTGATTCCtaagtgatattttattaaaaaaaacattctagaAGTATATCTCTAAAACTATAATTTCTGGAAATATATATCTTGAGaactataaattataattttggagatatatttttaaaatatgtatatttaattctGGAAATACATTTCCAGAAAGCAAAGGGTTGTACATCTTTAAGGGAAAGGGTATAATGGGTAGTTGGGAGGTAGAAAGGAGAATGGGGAGGTACTTAGAAAATGGGGGCATAAATAGCAAGAGCCTAAAACAACTGCAGAGTTGAAGTCTAGAATGGAAATTAGTAACAAGATGCAATCAAACTGGGCCCTACGTAAAGCCTTTACCCAGAGCAAATGTTATTAGGCTGTTACTTCCTATACTACCGAATTAGCTTCTTGCACCCGTAGGAAAGTCAAAACACAATAATTGGATAATAATGCCCTTAGTCCCTCTTATACTCATCAGGCACCCAGAAATAATCCTAGCACCTCCTTTCCTTATTATAATTTTGCCTTGCCGAAGTACCTCTCTCACTTTCTCTTTATCCTTTCCCTTTTCCATTTGTGTGCCTTTGCCTAGCTATCACCGCCATTAATGAAGTAGAGGATAATTTAACTACCATCACAACTTGTCCTTGTCGTTCAAGAAGTCGTTTTAGGCAAGTTGTTCTgggttacattttttttctcacagcaaccacttttttttgttgttgtttggatTAACCAATATGGAATTTAAAGCCTTGTCTCGAACTGTCATTTTATTATGGGTATTCCATAAATGTATTCTTGAATACTTGCTTATTTCAGAATATTACAAATATATTCTGAAATAGGTATTCTAGAATACATATCTAAATTATCAATGATAATTTAGAGCATCATAAGCTACAAATATTCTGAAACGTTTTTCTctctatattatattaattctaaGTTTGGGTCTTGCATCATTGGTGACACTAATGATGGTTTGTAGGATTTAAAATGAGTTGAGATTAGTCGAGCTTGATTCAGCTTGAAATTTGACTCAAGTTCAATATGAAtctatatttttagtttgaatttgattcgATTTAAATTCGTGAACACTTTGTTAGCTTgactcaatttaaaattataattatctcacatatttttatttatttattttatgcacaaaaaaataactatatcaatttaataatattaaatatattactatatatgtagatgctaaatttataattattgtacATGCTTTTGTTTATgcatttcataaaatatatattaaattaactataaataattataagaatttaataatataaaatatttaatatatacatagataaatagatagatCTAGATATAAATAGATAGATTTATATATCAAGTTAGTTCACGAGTCAATCGAATCTAGTTATATATAGTTCAAGCTCAACTCTTTAACGAGCATAActttaaactcaaatttaacTCATTTGGTTCttacattaaatttaatgaatcAACTgtcaaatcaaatttcaaaatttgagtTGGTTTAATTCATTAATGTTGTCAGACCTAATTGTTTGTTGATCtatctttattataaaatttattctcTGAACAGGTTAATTGTTATTGTGAAATGTACAAGTCTCATTGTAATCTTTCAATACTTTATAATTGACTTTCATGTTATACTGGTTTGATCGAACTTCAAGTGACGAAGGGACAAGGAGCAAGAGAAACAAGAAGGAACACTCGGATGAAGGACTAagtcaagagaaagaaaaatagaaagttGTAAGAATTAAGGGTGTAAAGACAGAAATTATAAGAAGggataaaattacaatttaaccaaaaattctttttaagacatttttttttttgtctgataAGAGTTTTCAAAGGgaaggttttatacacaaacaATAATAGACGATAATTAATCAACAGAGTTTTGTAGAAAGTTctttaaaaaatgttgtttttgtttttatccccttaattaattttggtttctttcattttactCTTTTTCAGGTAGGTTTGATTcgtttaaaatatgatattagaCAAGATAAGAAAAACAAcacaagataaaaatataagttacataatatttttttatcttgcatATAGTTTAACgaataatagaaaatataagtgacataatataaaattcagtaaaatatttaatattaattatcttaattcattttatattaaatttattgtgtttaccaaaataaagagagatagattagaataaaaaaatcttatgtttcttttttaaaatgattacatAGGTTagctattattattttgttataaaagagataaaaaatatgaatatatgtgtttttttaatattttgtacccGAGACAAAATTTTGTcacctattttttttagtgacaAAAATCTTATCCtcatttgtttgatttgttttgtctcataatcttttttaaatcaaacataaaacaaaaatatttatcttgttcaatattataatattttgtgaatcaaacaaatttcttaatttttttttctctataagtttttgttttaattttcattggATTTAATGGAGAAATCTAAcgacaggaaaaaaaaataaagaattaaaagcaAAATACCCTTATATTGTAGgactaaataattattaaagtctttatcatttgttttttaaattgtttttcctACTCTGCACTCAATATTAAATGAGAATTTGTACATGTCTAACAATTCATATAACAGTTggtatattttttgtgtttatttctcTATTACATATCATTTGTTAcctataaatacaaaaaatgttgttgtgcatgtatatattattgtttgtgtatcagatttcatattaaattataaacaaattcaGCGCTTCAACTTGTTGGCTAAGTAGGAACACGGCTTAATCTCTATAATATTTACACGTAATCAATACAAAAATGACTTTTAGGTaatataatgtgataaaaaaagataaaaataaagaaaaatgataaatgataaatgttaAATGTTAGTTAAATATTGGGAAAAGTTAATTGTGTTCAAAAATCATTTCTCTATAGATTAACCAGTGCGCCACTCAtcataaaaaagagaaagttaaCAAGTGTATcgaaacctaaaaataaaatgcaaccGCTATGATTTGGTCGATCATCATCTTAAGTACACAGAGCAAACTCATTGCATTTCTCCTAATTAATGCCTTCTCTTCTAAGAGCTGAATTGTGctctagaaaatatattttattattagctACATTTTGTTCGCAAGGAAACAGACAATTATCAATGCTTAAACTGTGTatggaagatttttttttttttttttttatcaacgtcTGATATCCTGGGTGTGGTTAAAAGCAAAAATTAATTCCAAGTCTTTTTCTACTGATCATTAGGTGCCTAAATACCTTTTTcccaaataattattatttaaattaataaacttgccataattttctttgaaagacCGTATATGTTAATATGTAACTaaatattaatatgtaaatGCATAGTTGcttatatgatttatttatcataattttgtgtgttttataatttcatatagatataagtattttaaacaaaaatttactcAAATACTAACATTATTAAAGTGAatgcttaaattaattttgtgagtcttataaaacttaaaaatatgttattcatgatataatattattaaacaatgattgtttatataattaatgatgCTTATATAAACAATTTCACGTCACATGCtcatgagaaaaaaagaaacttaagcAAAGTTGTTTAAAGTTAAACAACTCATGTAAGCATTTTATTAGATATGTTCTAATGTattgtaattaaatttctttGCTTGACACAGTTTGAGTATTAATATTCAtcctcatttttctttttttcttttttaagattttgttaatcattaaataatatcattatttttgctatgtaattaatattttaacaattagCATATGAACCTATTCCATTTTCATTTgttgtttaaatataatttttaaaacatttatacaataaaaaagaaataattcatttaaatatatttctattataTGACTCTACATATGTTGAAGTACATGatcatttttacaataaaaaaagagaaaacaaaagaaattccttaaattgaatttataaaaagttGAGTTGAAGAAGATCATGTCCattattaaataatgatttgttcttacaatttttcttttacagtTATACATATctacaattaaaaaagaattaaggaGGAACTAAAAGAAAAGTATATAAGGCACAAAATGAGTAATGTATACTgcatagatataaaaaaaatgaattatatatatatatatatatatatatatatatataaactcattaATAAAgggttattataaatatatacttattttttatttattttatttctcttattttctcatcatattatttattacatttttattgttttttttctctaccttttctttttggctaaattaaaattttgtttctcaataagtttaagtttaaattcacaattttgatcctcttatttttaaatcaagatattgagtttttttatttttaaaataaacaattttgatCATTCTGTCATCGATTATCCATTGTCAAATATTGActttgatatattatattaatgctCAGAGGAACTTATTTAAATGGTTGATATGACGCttatgtggaaaaaaaataaagtgaaaaataaaaatgtcttaATACGAATTAAACTCATGATCCTTTATTTTtagacaaaacaaataaatcacTAAAACAccttatttgtttaattagctACACTAATAGTcaagagttattttttttaaatgatcaaaatttataaattaaaaaatatttaatattaaattttattttatatcattttatacatttttattttgaatattatacatacttttatttttatttcataaattaatattaaattatttacataattttttttaaaatttattttaatatacaaattatttttactctaattatttatgtaaaattattcatagataagaaaataaaacatttttttatttaattaactatattaacattattatttatgtatCAATAGTcaagagttattaattttttcaaattattaaaatttataaactaaaaaatattttaatatataaatctttttaattttatgtaaataatttgtatattaaaatcaatttataaaaaaatatgtaaataatttacttattaatttactaaatttaattataaattgataaaataaaaataaaaatatgtaaactatttaaaataaaacatataaaatgatataaaataaaagtaaaaatatttatatattaaatattttaatttataaattttgatattttttttttaaaaaaaaactcttgacTAATGATACTTAAAAAGTTAATGGTTATGtatttaattgtataaaataattgtattacTTATTTATTGTCCTTTCTATGAATAAAGGATTAtgagttcaatttttattaagaaattttttattttttactttgtttaatCTTTTTTGCGTTATGGTAACAATCTACATAAACTCTAAGGGAACTAAATATCTTGATTTATAAATAAGGGAATCAAAATTGTgaatataaaaaccaaaattataatttaacatttGTTTCCAAAATATTATATGAGATAGTTAATTAGCATCCATCTCATTTTAGGATGAATATTAATTGGGGTAGAAGCAAGAAAGGTAAAATGATAGATACAATAAGTGATTGGGatttgatggaaaaaaaaaaaaaaagagagacaaatagaaatagaaggaaaaaaaaaaaaaaaaaagcggtAAAAATGAGACTGAAAAGTGAGATGCATGCATGTGCTTATAATTAGTCTTGTATTTTCTTATATGCGACATATCTCAAATACATATCAGGCACGCGTGCATGTCTTAAACTTTGAATAAGCATATATATAGAATAAAACGATATACTCTATATCCACTATAATTACTGCTTACAAATTTGTATCTCTTGCTGATCTTTTTGTGATGATCCCTCACAGGATGTGAGACAACTGTCCATGGAACAGTCATTTGCATTTATTGGctggttgttgttggtttgtgtttgtttctgatGGTGGGGGCTAAATCCTTGTATCTCCTTCAGCTCTGAAAATGCTGAATTCAGGCACTGAGAGGACACTTTTGACACTAGCTCTGAGAGTTGAAGTTTGGCAGCTTCAAGTCCTACTACTCCTAAGCTCTGTCTACCTAGTGTTTCCTGAGCCTTCTCCAACACTGCCTGAAGGTATTTTCCTTGAGCCTCAATACGTAGCTGCAGGAGTCTTTGCACCTGAATATGGGGTCAGATGGGTTTTTAGTTAGAATTTTTGTTGTCTAAAAGCTGAAATGACTTAATGTTAAGTCAATTGTTTGCATAAGTGGGTCGAGAcggaaaaattattatatagtttCTAACTATCACGTGTCCATTGTTTTGATCAATTTCTAAGTGATACAGAATTAAATTTTGAccgaaatatataatatattttttgtttaattcattacctaattttttttaaaacctgtcgttcaattttttatttctagaaGTATGGATATCTGTAGGGTCTAACATTGATGGGGTTGGCGGAGGAGACGAAGTTTATGTGATGAACTTATGTGATGAATGTGCTGGCGAAGAGGGGGAAGTGTAGTTGAGAGTTGAAAGATAGGGTCGAATTTGAGGAGGAGGTCGTTAATGGTGGAAATTAGGTGAGATGGGTTGGTGGGTGGGTTGGGTGAAGCTAAAGGTAGTAAAGATAAATGAAATAAGGCTGAGGTGGAGTGGTTTGGAGCATTCGTTTTAACTGATGGGCTGAGGCTTGAGAAGGTTTGGTTTGGACATCAGCGCGTAACTCAATTTGGTGTCCTAAGTGAACGAAGGTCATGGTGAAAGATTGGTAATCAGTCATGATAGGGCCCTGCGTGTTGAGCCATTCAATGCCCAAAACGACATTGACACCGCTGATAGGCAGAACCATAAGCGTCACTTCGAATAGGTTGTACTGAATGGTCATGGGAATGTTAGGGCAGGATTGACTTCACTCCAAAACTAAGCCATTCCCAACCATGACTCGTAAGGGAGGTATGTCCACTACGGGAAGGTTAAGGAACTTAGCAACCTGTGGTTGGACAAAGTTGTGGGTACTCCCACTATCGACGAGCACGATGAGGCTCGCCTGGTTAATGAAGTCGTAGACACGAAAAGTGTCAGTGACGGGAATACCGGCTAAGGCGTTGAGGCTGATGTGGGGGTTTATTGGAGAAAGGTCAGGTGGGTGAGGATCAGAGGAAGATTCAATGGGGGTCGAGAAAGATTGTGTTGGTTCAGAGCCAAGGGGTTCATCGGATTCGGCCACAAAGAGCAAGACACGACCCTTACAACGGTGAGAAGAACTCCACTTCTCATCACAGTTGTAACAAAGACCTTTCTGGCGTCGAAAGGCCATGTCCTTAGCAATACGCTGTGCGAATTGGGTTTTAGGTTTGGGGAAATTAGTTGGGGAAAAAGATTGGGCATGGTGTTGGGGAGGAACTGAAAAAAGGGTTTGCTGGGAGCCCTTTCGACGATCATTAATTTTGTCCTCCTGGAGGCGGGCAAGGGCGGTGGCCTGAGGGAAGGAGAGAGGTTGCAACACCTAGACTTCGCGACGGATCTCTGGTGATAGATCGGAGACAAAGCAACTGAGAAGAAAGGGCGACGGAAGGCCAATTATACGGTTCGCCAAATGCTCAAACTCTGTCAAATACTCTATCACAGACCCACGCTAGCAAAGCTTGAACAAGGCTCCACAGGGATCGTCGTAGAACGACGGTGCGAAACGATTTTCTAGGGCCTACAACAATCATGGCCAAAAGGTGATGAAGTCGTTTCTGAACATCCACTGGAACTAGTTGAGTGCAAGGCCATCCATATAGAACGAGGCGACCGTAGTTTGTTCTTCCTCCGGAGTTCCCTGGTAGTCGAAGAACTGGGAGATCTTAAAGATCCAACCCAATGGGTCATGACCATTAAATCGAGGGATGTCAAGCTTCATGTGTTGACCTGGAGGTGACGGGGTGGCTAGGGTGAAGTAGGGAGCGTGGTGAGCTGTGATAACTGGTTGCACATGGCCGCAACTTTACTGGCCAGATCAGAAAGCTTGTCCGACAGAGAAGAAATAGCTTCTTCAATTGTTTTCCATGTCG is a genomic window containing:
- the LOC106798248 gene encoding uncharacterized protein; protein product: MAFRRQKGLCYNCDEKWSSSHRCKGRVLLFVAESDEPLGSEPTQSFSTPIESSSDPHPPDLSPINPHISLNALAGIPVTDTFRVYDFINQASLIVLVDSGSTHNFVQPQVQRLLQLRIEAQGKYLQAVLEKAQETLGRQSLGVVGLEAAKLQLSELVSKVSSQCLNSAFSELKEIQGFSPHHQKQTQTNNNQPINANDCSMDSCLTSCEGSSQKDQQEIQICKQ